Proteins encoded within one genomic window of Lysinibacillus louembei:
- a CDS encoding ArsR/SmtB family transcription factor, which yields MPNLQHLKNEFAALSDFLVALGDEKRQAIIIALLENKACEGLRVNDLTEVTNLSRPAISHHLKILKQANLVDYRSEGTKNYYYLSHDTTEIDKMKKLLDHVTAILTKE from the coding sequence ATGCCTAATTTACAACATTTAAAAAATGAGTTTGCTGCACTTAGTGACTTTTTAGTTGCCTTAGGGGATGAAAAAAGACAAGCAATCATTATTGCTCTCCTTGAAAACAAAGCCTGTGAAGGACTTAGAGTCAATGATTTAACAGAGGTGACAAACCTGTCTCGCCCTGCTATCTCTCATCATTTAAAAATATTGAAGCAAGCTAACTTAGTTGATTATCGAAGCGAAGGAACAAAAAATTATTATTACCTCTCACATGACACAACAGAAATCGATAAGATGAAAAAGCTATTAGACCATGTCACAGCTATTTTAACAAAGGAGTAA
- a CDS encoding type 1 glutamine amidotransferase domain-containing protein, which translates to MKKVLVVLTNVTRYPGTKDATGLWLGEATEFVEEMLKANIEVDYVSPKGGFVPLDPRSMKYADESIMQIYETADFQKRALASSLSPNQVNASDYAAIYYTGGHGVMWDFPDNKELQQIALAIYKNNGFISAVCHGMAGLVNIKDDNGNYLIAGKAITGFTTTEEVLAGKKSVVPFLNKEIAEQRGAHFKKQRAYSEFAVQDGHIITGQNPFSVRAVAKLLIKSMSNHIQ; encoded by the coding sequence ATGAAAAAAGTATTGGTTGTTTTAACAAATGTAACTCGTTATCCAGGAACTAAAGATGCTACTGGCTTATGGCTTGGGGAAGCAACTGAATTCGTTGAAGAAATGCTGAAAGCCAATATTGAAGTGGATTATGTCAGTCCTAAAGGTGGCTTTGTACCATTAGACCCTAGAAGCATGAAATATGCTGACGAGTCCATTATGCAAATTTATGAAACAGCTGACTTTCAAAAAAGAGCACTAGCCTCCTCATTGAGCCCCAATCAAGTAAATGCGAGTGACTATGCTGCAATTTACTACACTGGTGGTCATGGTGTGATGTGGGACTTTCCAGACAATAAGGAATTGCAACAAATCGCTTTAGCTATTTACAAAAATAATGGATTCATTTCAGCTGTTTGCCATGGTATGGCTGGTTTAGTCAATATTAAGGATGACAATGGAAATTATTTAATTGCAGGAAAAGCAATTACTGGCTTTACAACAACTGAGGAAGTTTTAGCTGGCAAAAAATCAGTCGTGCCGTTTTTAAATAAAGAAATCGCTGAACAACGCGGAGCTCATTTTAAGAAACAGCGTGCTTACAGTGAGTTTGCTGTGCAAGATGGACATATAATTACTGGGCAAAACCCTTTTTCCGTGAGAGCTGTTGCAAAGCTACTTATCAAAAGTATGTCAAACCATATTCAATAA
- the sufB gene encoding Fe-S cluster assembly protein SufB, with translation MAKKMPDIGDYKYGFHDKDVSIFRSKRGLTEEIVREISNMKEEPQWMLDYRLKALEQFYKMPMPQWGGDLSALDFDEITYYVKPSEATQRSWDEVPEEIKATFDKLGIPEAEQKYLAGVSAQYESEVVYHNMKKDLEDLGIVFKDTDSALKENEDIFKKYWGTVIPYADNKFAALNSAVWSGGSFIYVPPGVKVETPLQAYFRINSENMGQFERTLIIVDEGAHVHYVEGCTAPVYTTNSLHSAVVEIIVGKDAYCRYTTIQNWANNVYNLVTKRTVVDANGTMEWVDGNIGSKLTMKYPACILRGEGARGMTLSIALAGKGQHQDAGAKMIHLAPNTSSTIVSKSIAHHGGKVSYRGIVRFGPKATGARANIECDTLIMDNQSTSDTIPYNEILNDDVSLEHEAKVSKVSEEQLFYLMSRGISEVEATEMIVMGFIEPFTKELPMEYAVEMNRLINYEMEGSIG, from the coding sequence TGGCTAAAAAAATGCCTGATATCGGCGATTACAAATATGGCTTCCACGATAAGGACGTATCAATTTTCCGTTCAAAACGTGGGTTAACAGAAGAAATCGTACGAGAAATCTCAAATATGAAAGAAGAGCCGCAGTGGATGCTTGACTACCGCTTAAAAGCTCTCGAACAATTTTATAAAATGCCAATGCCTCAATGGGGCGGCGACCTTTCAGCATTAGACTTCGATGAAATTACGTATTACGTAAAGCCATCTGAAGCAACACAGCGCTCATGGGATGAAGTGCCTGAAGAAATCAAAGCAACATTCGATAAATTAGGTATTCCAGAAGCAGAGCAAAAATATTTAGCTGGTGTATCTGCTCAGTACGAATCTGAAGTAGTTTACCACAACATGAAAAAGGATTTAGAAGACTTAGGTATCGTCTTCAAAGATACAGACTCAGCATTAAAAGAAAATGAAGACATTTTCAAAAAATATTGGGGTACTGTTATTCCTTACGCAGACAACAAATTTGCAGCATTAAACTCAGCAGTATGGTCAGGTGGCTCATTCATCTACGTACCACCAGGCGTAAAGGTAGAAACTCCTTTACAAGCGTACTTCCGTATTAACTCTGAAAACATGGGTCAATTCGAGCGTACATTAATTATCGTAGACGAAGGCGCACATGTACACTATGTAGAAGGCTGTACGGCACCTGTTTACACAACAAACTCATTGCACTCAGCAGTAGTAGAAATTATCGTTGGTAAAGACGCATATTGCCGTTATACAACAATCCAAAACTGGGCAAATAACGTTTACAATCTTGTAACGAAGCGTACAGTTGTAGATGCAAACGGCACGATGGAATGGGTTGATGGCAACATCGGTTCAAAACTAACAATGAAATATCCAGCATGTATTTTACGTGGTGAAGGTGCACGTGGTATGACATTATCAATCGCTTTAGCAGGTAAAGGTCAGCACCAAGATGCAGGGGCAAAAATGATTCACCTTGCACCAAACACATCTTCAACAATCGTATCGAAATCCATTGCACACCATGGTGGTAAAGTATCATACCGCGGTATCGTTCGCTTCGGTCCAAAAGCGACTGGCGCACGTGCAAACATCGAGTGTGATACATTAATTATGGATAACCAATCAACTTCAGATACAATTCCATACAACGAAATTTTAAATGACGATGTGTCATTAGAGCACGAAGCAAAAGTTTCAAAAGTATCAGAAGAGCAATTATTCTACTTAATGAGCCGTGGTATTTCAGAAGTAGAAGCGACAGAAATGATCGTAATGGGCTTCATCGAGCCATTCACAAAAGAATTACCAATGGAATATGCAGTAGAAATGAACCGTTTAATCAACTACGAAATGGAAGGTTCTATCGGTTAA
- a CDS encoding NADP-dependent oxidoreductase, translated as MKAALIRKYGQKNLEIAEVDIPTVRDNDVLVKIVAASINPIDLKTKDGKVKMLLSYKMPLILGSDFAGIVESVGKNVTKYKIGDKVYGRVQKNRIGTFAEYIAVDQGDIALKPKNLTFEEAASIPLVGLTSYQALYDIMQLKADDKVLIQAGAGGIGTIAIQLAKLTSAYVATTTSAKNADFVKSLGADKIIDYRTENFEEVLTDYDYVYDTMGGETLEKAFRIIKPNGKVVSLSGIPNKRFAKEYGLPLWKQIILGIATRNISKLEKKTNASYHFLFMKPSGPQLEILTNLIEQGKIQPIIDQVVSLNNIQTAVNHSLSGRAKGKIIIRVAENLKDEK; from the coding sequence ATGAAAGCCGCTCTTATTCGAAAGTATGGTCAAAAAAACCTAGAAATTGCCGAGGTGGATATTCCTACTGTTCGAGACAATGATGTGCTTGTCAAAATTGTAGCAGCCAGCATCAACCCAATTGATTTGAAGACGAAAGATGGTAAAGTAAAAATGCTTTTAAGCTATAAAATGCCATTAATTTTAGGAAGTGACTTTGCGGGCATTGTTGAAAGTGTAGGGAAGAACGTTACAAAATATAAAATAGGTGACAAAGTATATGGAAGGGTGCAAAAAAATCGAATTGGAACCTTTGCGGAATATATCGCAGTAGATCAAGGTGATATAGCCCTTAAACCAAAAAACCTTACTTTTGAAGAGGCTGCCTCTATTCCGTTAGTAGGGCTAACGAGCTATCAAGCATTATATGACATCATGCAATTAAAAGCGGATGATAAAGTATTGATTCAAGCAGGGGCAGGTGGAATAGGAACAATTGCTATTCAACTAGCAAAATTGACAAGTGCTTATGTAGCAACGACAACAAGTGCAAAAAATGCCGATTTTGTTAAAAGCTTAGGTGCGGATAAAATTATTGATTATCGAACAGAAAATTTCGAAGAGGTCTTAACAGATTATGACTATGTTTATGATACGATGGGCGGTGAGACATTAGAAAAGGCTTTTCGTATTATTAAACCAAATGGCAAAGTGGTTTCTTTGTCAGGAATACCAAATAAACGTTTTGCAAAGGAATATGGCTTACCATTATGGAAACAAATCATTTTAGGAATAGCTACACGAAATATTAGTAAATTAGAGAAAAAAACAAATGCCAGCTACCACTTTTTATTTATGAAACCAAGTGGGCCACAACTAGAAATATTGACGAATTTGATAGAGCAAGGAAAAATTCAGCCAATCATTGACCAAGTTGTTTCGTTAAATAATATTCAAACAGCAGTGAATCACTCATTATCCGGAAGAGCAAAAGGGAAAATTATTATTAGAGTAGCTGAAAATTTAAAAGATGAAAAATAA